A window of Microbacterium sp. BK668 genomic DNA:
TCGAGATCGACTGGATCGTGAAGGCCACCTCGTCATCGCCGACGGAGCGGATCTGCCCCCGCGGCCCGACGACGGCGAAGGCGAGATGGTCGGGCTCGGCCTCCGCGAGCTCGGGGATGTACGAGGCGGGAGCGCCGCTGTCGTCGTCCTCGACGTCGTCGAGCACCTGCTGCATGAGCGCCACGATGGGATCCACGGCTCGACCATAATGGACGGATGCAGCCTGACGGGAAGCCCGGCGTCCGCATCAACCCGAGCATCCTCGCAGCCGACTTCGTCAACATGCAGGCCGAACTCGCCCGCATCGACGGGGCGGATTTCGTGCACGTCGACGTCATGGACAACCACTTCGTGCCCAACCTGACGTTCGGCCCGCAGATGGTGGAGCGCGTCCAGGCGACGAGTCCCGTGCCGCTGGACGTGCACCTCATGATCACGAACCCGGACCGGTGGGCTCCGGGCTACGCCGAACTGGGCGCGGCATCGGTCACGTTCCACCTCGAGGCGGCGAAGGAGCCGGTCGCGCTCGCCCGCCGGCTGAGAGCCATCGGGGCCCGCGCCGGTGTCGCCGTCAAGCCGGCGACACCCGTCGACGGCCTGTTCGACCTGCTCGACGATTTCGACCAGATCCTCGTGATGACCGTCGAGCCGGGGTTCGGCGGGCAGTCCTTCATGCCCGAGACGATGCCGAAGCTCCGCCGCCTCGCCGCCGAGGCGCGCACCCGCGGATCGTCGGTGTGGCTGCAGGTCGACGGCGGCATCGGCGAGTCGACGATCGCGCAGGCCGCCGAGGCGGGCGCCGACACGTTCGTCGCCGGCTCCGCCGTGTTCGGCGCGGACGATCCGGATGCCGCGATCACGCGCCTGCGCGACCTCGCCGCGCACCGGCACTGACCCGCGCGGCCGTCACGGGCGACGACGGCGCCGTCGCGCCCGGTACCCTGGCATGGTGAAGACGTTCGACGAGCTGTTCGCCGAGCTGTCCGCGAAAGCGGTCGAGCGGCCCGAGGGATCGGGCACCGTCGCCGAGCTCGACGCGGGTGTGCACCACATCGGCAAGAAGATCGTCGAAGAGGCCGCCGAGGTGTGGATGGCGGCGGAGTACGAATCGACGGATGCCACGGCCGAGGAGATCTCGCAGCTGCTCTACCACCTCCAGGTGATCATGATCTCGAAGGGCCTGGGGCTCGAGGACGTCTACCGACATCTCTGAGCGACGATCCGACTCCCGACGCTCCGACACCGAAAGCCACCCCCGCATGCTGCGAATCGCCGTGCCCAACAAGGGCTCGCTCGCCGAGACCGCCTCCGAGATGCTCTCCGAGGCCGGCTACGTCGGCCGCCGCGACCCGAAGGACCTCCACGTCATCGACCCGCAGAACGAGGTCGAGTTCTTCTACCTGCGCCCCAAGGACATCGCCACGTACGTCGGCTCCGGCGCCCTCGACGTCGGGATCACCGGCCGGGACCTTCTCCTGGACGCGCGGATGCCGGGCGCGCGCGAGATCGAGGCGCTCGGTTTCGCGGGGTCGACCTTCCGCTTCGCCGCCCCTCCCGGGCGCTTCCGCGACGTCGGCGATCTGGAGGGGGTGCGCATCGCGACCTCCTACCCGGGACTGGTCGACGCCTTCCTCGACGAACACGGCGTCGCCGCCGACCTCGTTCCGCTCGACGGCGCCGTGGAGTCGGCCGTCCGGCTCGGAGTGGCCGACGCCATCGCCGACGTGGTGGAGACCGGCACGACACTGCGCCAGGCGGGCCTGGAGATCTTCGGCCCGGTCATCCTGCACTCCGAAGCAGTGCTCATCGCCGCGCCCACGGAGGCCGAGGGCACCGAGACGCTCCTCCGGCGCCTCCGCGGGGTCATGGTGGCGCGGCGCTACGTCCTCATCGACTACGACCTCCCGGTGCACCTCGTGGACGAGGCGGTGAAGGTCGCGCCCGGCATCGAGTCGCCGACGATCTCGCCGCTGCGCGACCCGGAGTGGGTCGCGGTGCGCGTCATGAGCCCGCGCAAGGGCGTCAACCAGGTCATGGACGCGCTGTACGCGATCGGCGCGCGCGCGATCCTCGTGACCGCCATCCACAACGCGAGGCTGTGATGGCGCTCGTCACCCGCGTCATCCCGTGCCTCGACGTCGCGGGTGGCCGCGTCGTCAAGGGCGTCAACTTCGAGAACCTCCGCGACATGGGCGACCCCGTCGAGCTCGCGCGGCTCTACTTCGACCAGGGCGCCGATGAGATCACCTTCCTCGACGTCACGGCCACCGTCGACGAGCGCGCGACGACCTACGACGTCGTGCGGCGCACCGCCGAGCAGGTCTTCATCCCCCTGACCGTCGGCGGGGGAGTGCGCTCGAGCGAGGACGTCGCCCGGCTCCTCTCGGTCGGAGCCGACAAGATCGGCGTCAACTCTGCGGCGATCGCCCGTCCCGTCCTCCTCGACGAGATCGCCGACCGCTTCGGCGCCCAGGTCCTCGTCCTGTCGCTCGACGTCAAACGGGTGTCCCCGGAGCGCGCGGAGCAGATCCCGTCCGGCTTCGTCGTGACGACGCACGGAGGCCGCACCGAGACCGACCTCGACGCCCTCGCGTGGGCGCGCGAGGCGATCGAGCGCGGCGCGGGGGAGCTCCTGGTGAACTCGATCGACGCTGACGGCACCCGCGAAGGGTTCGACCTCGAACTCGTCTCGCTCATGCGCGAGGTCTCGAGCGTGCCCGTCATCGCCTCGGGCGGCGCCGGCGCGGTGGAGCACTTCGCCCCGGCCGTCCGAGCCGGCGCGGACGCCGTGCTCGCGGCATCCGTCTTCCACTCCGGGCAGCTCACCGTGGGAGACGTGAAGGCGTCGCTCCTCGCCGCGGGCATCCCCGTGCGGGAGACCGAGACCCCGGCGCGCGATGCACTGAGGGAGCGGAGCGAGACGACATGACCGATGCCCTCCCCGTTCCCGAGCCTGTCGAGGCACGCGTCGGACGCGTCGCCTTCGACGATCAGGGACTCGTCGCGGCGATCGTCCAGCAATGGGACACGCTCGAGGTCCTCATGCTCGGATGGATGGATGCCGAGGCCCTCCGCCGCACGCTCACCGAGGGCCGCGTGACGTTCTGGTCGCGGTCGCGGCAGGAGTACTGGCGCAAAGGCGACACGTCCGGCAACATCCAGCTCGTCCGCGGTGCGCGCCTGGACTGCGACGGCGACGCGATCCTCCTGCAGGTCGAGCAGATCGGCCCCGCCTGCCATACCGGTACCCGCACCTGCTTCGACTCCGACGACCTCGACCCCGTCCGCGGGCCGGAGCAGTGACCGCACGCGCACGGCTCCTCGCCGTCGTCGCGACCGTGCTGGCGGGGGCGATCGGCGTCATCTCCTCGACGCAGACGTGGCTCACCGTCACCCTCGACGACGGCGCGGAGCATGCCCTGCCCGTCGCGGGGGCCGACGCCATCCCCGTGCTCGCACCCCTGAGCCTCGCCGCGCTGGCGCTCGGCGGAGCGCTCTCCATCGTGGGGCTCGTGCTGCGCTACGTCTTCGGTGCGCTCGGGATCGCGATCGGCGCAGTCCTCGCCGTGCTGACGGCGCAGGTCGCCTTCGCCAGGCCGCTCTCGGCCGTGGCCCCGGCGGTGACGACCGCTACGGGCCTTACGGGCGAGAAGGCGGTGGCTGACCTCGTGCTCCGGGTGGAGCCGACCCCCTGGCCTTTCGTCACCCTCGTGGCCTGGGTCGTGCTCATCGGCGCCGGGGTCTTCACGATCGGGACCGCGCGGCGCTGGCGGGGGAGTGCCAAGCGGTACACGACGGATGCCGCGGCCGCACCCGCGGCGAGCGCCGGACCAGCGGCATCCCGGCCGCACGACGCCATCGACTCGTGGGACGACCTGTCGCGCGGCGACGATCCCACCGCCCGCTAGACTCGGAGAACCCGCGCACCTCGGAGGAGATCCATGAGCAACCCCATCGGCGATCCCGGCCACGGACACTCGCCGGCAGCCTGGACGGCCGTCATCATCGGCCTCGTCGCGATCGCGATCGGCACATTCTTCTTCTTCCTCGACATGCCGGTCTTCGTGTGGGCGGCAGCCGTGCTGCTGGTTCTGGGCCTCATAGTGGGGTGGATCATGGCGCGCATGGGGTACGGCGTGAACGGCCCGAAGTACAAGGCGAAAGAGCACTGAGCACTCGTGCTGAGCGAACGTCCGTGAGTGCAAGCATGCTCGCCGACCTCACGGCCGGCGCGGTGGAGGATGCCCGGACGCGTTCCGTCGAGCGCCCCCCGGCAGCCGTCGAGGAGGCCGCGGCGTCGCAGCCGCCCGCCCGGGATGCCGTCGCGGCACTCGCCCCCGCAGACCGGGTCAAGATCATCGCCGAGGTCAAGCGCGCGAGCCCCTCGCGCGGCGACCTCGCGTCGATCCCCGACCCCGCCGCTCAGGCGCGCCTGTACGAGCTGGGCGGCGCGTCGGCCATCTCCGTCCTGACCGAGGGGCGCCGCTTCAAGGGCAGCCTCGCCGACCTCGAGGCGGTCAGGGCCGCCGTGGCACTGCCGGTCCTGCGCAAGGACTTCATCGCGACGGAGTACCAGGTGCTCGAGGCGCGCGCGTCGGGTGCCGACATCGTGCTGCTCATCGCGGCGGCGCTCGAACAGGACGTGCTGGCCCGGCTCCACGCGCTCACGCTCGACCTCGGCATGACCCCGCTCGTCGAGACCCACTCCGCCGACGAGGTCGAGCGGGCCGCCGACGTCGGCGCCAGGCTCATCGGCGTCAACGCCCGCGACCTCTCGACCTTCGCCCTCGACCGCGACCTCTTCGGCCGCCTGGCCGAGCGGATCCCGGCGGACGCGGTCAAGATCGCCGAGTCGGCGGTGCTCTCACCCGAGGACGTCGCACACTACCGTGCCGCGGGCGCCGACGTCGTCCTCATCGGCGAGGCTCTCGTGACGGGCGACCCGGTCGCGACGCTCGAGGCATTCCTGGCGGCGGGCGCCGGCGCGGCCGATCGGAGGGACACGAAGTGACGCTGCTGCGCGAGGCCAAGGGGCCGTTCTTCGGCGAGTTCGGCGGGCGCTACATGCCCGAGTCGCTCATCGCCGCGATCGACGAGCTCACCGCCGTCTACGAGGACGCGATCGTCGACCCGGCCTTCCAGGCCGAGTTCGCCGAGCTGCTCCGCTCGTACGCCGGGCGTCCTTCGGTGCTGACCGAGGTGCCCCGCTTCGCGGAGCACGCCGGGGGAGCGCGGGTCTTCCTCAAGCGCGAGGACCTCAACCACACCGGCTCGCACAAGATCAACAACGTCCTCGGCCAGGCCCTGCTCACCAAGCGTCTGGGCAAGACGCGCGTCATCGCCGAGACCGGCGCCGGCCAGCACGGCGTCGCGACCGCGACGGCCGCGGCCCTGTTCGGCTTCGAGTGCACGATCTACATGGGCGAGGTCGACACCGAGCGACAGGCGCTCAACGTCGCCCGCATGCGGCTCCTCGGCGCCGAGGTCGTGCCCGTCAGGACCGGCTCGCGCACCCTGAAGGACGCCATCAACGACGCCTACCGCGACTGGGTCGCGAGCGTCGAGACGACGAACTACATCTTCGGCACCGCCGCGGGTCCGCACCCCTTCCCGGCCATGGTGCGCGACTTCCAGAAGGTGATCGGGGAGGAGGCGCGCGCGCAGCTCCTCGAGACGCTCGGGCGCCTGCCCGACGCGGTGCTCGCGTGCGTCGGCGGCGGGTCGAACGCGATCGGAATGTTCGACGCGTTCCTCGACGACGAGAGCGTGAAGCTGTACGGCGTCGAGGCCGCCGGCGACGGCGTCGACACGCCCCGGCACGCGGCATCCATCGAGCGCGGACGCGCCGGGATCCTCCACGGCGCGAAGACCTTCGTGCTCCAGGACGAGGACGGCCAGACGGTCGAGTCGCACTCGATCTCGGCGGGACTGGACTACCCGGGCGTAGGTCCGGAGCACGCCTGGCTCGCCTCGATCGGGCGGGCGGAGTACATCCCCGCGACCGACGACGAGGCCATGCAGGCCCTTCGCCTCCTCAGCCGCACCGAGGGCATCATCCCGGCGATCGAGTCGGCCCACGCGCTCGCCGGCGCGCTGCGCATCGGCCGGGAGCTCGGCCCCGACGCCGTGCTCGCCGTGTGCCTCTCCGGCCGCGGCGACAAGGACATGGACACCGCCGCCCGTTACTTCGACCTCTACGACGGCGCGACCCCCGAGGAGGGCTCGCCCGTCGAGACGCCGGAACCGGATGAGGCAGCCTCAGGCGAGGGCGTCCAGCTGTGACCTCGCGGGTCGCAGAGGCCATCGAGGCCGCGCGGGCGGCCGGCCGCGGAGCTCTCGTCGGATACCTTCCGCTCGGCTATCCCGACCTGGAGACGAGCGTCGAGGCGGCCGTCACGCTCGCCGAGAACGGCGCCGACGTGCTCGAGCTGGGCCCGCCCTACTCCGACCCGGTGATGGACGGCACCATCATCCAGGAGGCGACCCAGGCGGCGCTGGCCGGCGGCTTCCGCATGCGCGACACGTTCACCGCCCTCGAGGCGATCTCCCGCCGCGTGGACGTGCCCGTGCTCGTCATGACGTACTGGAACCCGGTCGTGCAGTACGGCGTCGACCGCTATGCCGACGACCTCGTCGCCGCGGGCGGAGCGGGCCTCATCACGCCCGACATCACGCCCGATGCCGCCGAGGACTGGATCGCCGCGAGCACCCGGACGGGCCTGGACCGGGTCTTCCTCGCCGCGCCGACCTCGACCGACGATCGACTCGACCTGATCGTGCGGAACTCGACGGGCTTCGTCTACACCGTCTCGACGATGGGGATCACGGGCGAGCGCGCGCAGCTGGATGCCGCGGCCCGCACCCTCGTCGGACGCCTGCGCGAGCGCGGCGCCGATCACGCGTGCGTGGGCATCGGGATCTCCAACGCCGAGCAGGTCGAGGGCGTGCTCGAGTACGCCGACGGCGCGATCGTGGGAACGGCCCTCGTGCGGGCGCTCCGCGACGGGGGGCTCGAGGGCCTCGCCGAGGCGACGCGGGCCCTCGCCGCAGGCACCCGCGGGCGCGCGAACTAGACTTCTCGGGTCGGCCGCGGCCGATTCCCCTGCCTCGAAGGACACACCATGATGAATGCCGCTCTGAGCCTTGCTGGAGGCGTGGCCGCCAGCATCCCGAGTCCCGCGGTGAGCTACATCGATCTCGGACCGTTCCGGATCCACTTCTATGCGCTGTGCATCATCGCGGGGATCATCGTCGCCGTCCTCCTGACGAACCATCGCCTCACCAAGCGCGGGGCGGAGCCGTGGGTCGTCATCGACATCGCCCTCCTGGCCGTGCCGCTCGCGATCATCGGCGCGCGCGTCTACCACGTGGCGACGCACCCGGGCTTCTACTTCGGGCCGGGAACGAACATCTGGGACGTCTTCGCCATCTGGGAGGGCGGCATCGCGATCTATGGCGCCCTGATCGGCGGTGCGATCGGCGCGTGGCTCGGCTGCAAGTGGACCGGCATCCGGTTCTGGACCTTCGCAGACGCCCTGGCGCCGGGCCTGCTGCTCGCGCAGGCGATGGGCCGGTTCGGCAACTGGTTCAACCAGGAGCTGTTCGGCCTGCCGACCGCCCTGCCCTGGGGCCTGGAGATCGACTCCGACAACCCGGCCTTCCCCGCCGGGCTGCCCGCCGACACCCTCTTCCACCCGACCTTCCTCTACGAGGTCGTGTGGAACGTCATCGGGGTGCTCTTCCTCCTGTGGGCCGGCAAGAAGTTCCGCCTGCAGTGGGGCCGCCTCTTCGCGCTCTACCTCGTCTGGTACAGCGCGGGCCGCATCGTGTGGGAGTCGATCCGCATCGACCCGAGTGAGATCTACCTCGGTCTGCGGACGAACGTGTGGGCGGCGATCTTCGGCGTCCTCCTCGGCATCGCGATCTTCTTCGTGC
This region includes:
- the hisF gene encoding imidazole glycerol phosphate synthase subunit HisF, with the protein product MALVTRVIPCLDVAGGRVVKGVNFENLRDMGDPVELARLYFDQGADEITFLDVTATVDERATTYDVVRRTAEQVFIPLTVGGGVRSSEDVARLLSVGADKIGVNSAAIARPVLLDEIADRFGAQVLVLSLDVKRVSPERAEQIPSGFVVTTHGGRTETDLDALAWAREAIERGAGELLVNSIDADGTREGFDLELVSLMREVSSVPVIASGGAGAVEHFAPAVRAGADAVLAASVFHSGQLTVGDVKASLLAAGIPVRETETPARDALRERSETT
- the trpB gene encoding tryptophan synthase subunit beta, which translates into the protein MPESLIAAIDELTAVYEDAIVDPAFQAEFAELLRSYAGRPSVLTEVPRFAEHAGGARVFLKREDLNHTGSHKINNVLGQALLTKRLGKTRVIAETGAGQHGVATATAAALFGFECTIYMGEVDTERQALNVARMRLLGAEVVPVRTGSRTLKDAINDAYRDWVASVETTNYIFGTAAGPHPFPAMVRDFQKVIGEEARAQLLETLGRLPDAVLACVGGGSNAIGMFDAFLDDESVKLYGVEAAGDGVDTPRHAASIERGRAGILHGAKTFVLQDEDGQTVESHSISAGLDYPGVGPEHAWLASIGRAEYIPATDDEAMQALRLLSRTEGIIPAIESAHALAGALRIGRELGPDAVLAVCLSGRGDKDMDTAARYFDLYDGATPEEGSPVETPEPDEAASGEGVQL
- the trpA gene encoding tryptophan synthase subunit alpha, yielding MTSRVAEAIEAARAAGRGALVGYLPLGYPDLETSVEAAVTLAENGADVLELGPPYSDPVMDGTIIQEATQAALAGGFRMRDTFTALEAISRRVDVPVLVMTYWNPVVQYGVDRYADDLVAAGGAGLITPDITPDAAEDWIAASTRTGLDRVFLAAPTSTDDRLDLIVRNSTGFVYTVSTMGITGERAQLDAAARTLVGRLRERGADHACVGIGISNAEQVEGVLEYADGAIVGTALVRALRDGGLEGLAEATRALAAGTRGRAN
- the rpe gene encoding ribulose-phosphate 3-epimerase produces the protein MQPDGKPGVRINPSILAADFVNMQAELARIDGADFVHVDVMDNHFVPNLTFGPQMVERVQATSPVPLDVHLMITNPDRWAPGYAELGAASVTFHLEAAKEPVALARRLRAIGARAGVAVKPATPVDGLFDLLDDFDQILVMTVEPGFGGQSFMPETMPKLRRLAAEARTRGSSVWLQVDGGIGESTIAQAAEAGADTFVAGSAVFGADDPDAAITRLRDLAAHRH
- a CDS encoding Trp biosynthesis-associated membrane protein; translated protein: MTARARLLAVVATVLAGAIGVISSTQTWLTVTLDDGAEHALPVAGADAIPVLAPLSLAALALGGALSIVGLVLRYVFGALGIAIGAVLAVLTAQVAFARPLSAVAPAVTTATGLTGEKAVADLVLRVEPTPWPFVTLVAWVVLIGAGVFTIGTARRWRGSAKRYTTDAAAAPAASAGPAASRPHDAIDSWDDLSRGDDPTAR
- the hisG gene encoding ATP phosphoribosyltransferase, giving the protein MLRIAVPNKGSLAETASEMLSEAGYVGRRDPKDLHVIDPQNEVEFFYLRPKDIATYVGSGALDVGITGRDLLLDARMPGAREIEALGFAGSTFRFAAPPGRFRDVGDLEGVRIATSYPGLVDAFLDEHGVAADLVPLDGAVESAVRLGVADAIADVVETGTTLRQAGLEIFGPVILHSEAVLIAAPTEAEGTETLLRRLRGVMVARRYVLIDYDLPVHLVDEAVKVAPGIESPTISPLRDPEWVAVRVMSPRKGVNQVMDALYAIGARAILVTAIHNARL
- a CDS encoding DUF6704 family protein, whose amino-acid sequence is MSNPIGDPGHGHSPAAWTAVIIGLVAIAIGTFFFFLDMPVFVWAAAVLLVLGLIVGWIMARMGYGVNGPKYKAKEH
- a CDS encoding phosphoribosyl-ATP diphosphatase; the protein is MKTFDELFAELSAKAVERPEGSGTVAELDAGVHHIGKKIVEEAAEVWMAAEYESTDATAEEISQLLYHLQVIMISKGLGLEDVYRHL
- the lgt gene encoding prolipoprotein diacylglyceryl transferase → MMNAALSLAGGVAASIPSPAVSYIDLGPFRIHFYALCIIAGIIVAVLLTNHRLTKRGAEPWVVIDIALLAVPLAIIGARVYHVATHPGFYFGPGTNIWDVFAIWEGGIAIYGALIGGAIGAWLGCKWTGIRFWTFADALAPGLLLAQAMGRFGNWFNQELFGLPTALPWGLEIDSDNPAFPAGLPADTLFHPTFLYEVVWNVIGVLFLLWAGKKFRLQWGRLFALYLVWYSAGRIVWESIRIDPSEIYLGLRTNVWAAIFGVLLGIAIFFVQKRRHPGLEPSPYVPGREWRPKGVVQSQDTDFVDVSEPPAGEIEQRAATSTVASK
- the hisI gene encoding phosphoribosyl-AMP cyclohydrolase — protein: MTDALPVPEPVEARVGRVAFDDQGLVAAIVQQWDTLEVLMLGWMDAEALRRTLTEGRVTFWSRSRQEYWRKGDTSGNIQLVRGARLDCDGDAILLQVEQIGPACHTGTRTCFDSDDLDPVRGPEQ
- the trpC gene encoding indole-3-glycerol phosphate synthase TrpC produces the protein MLADLTAGAVEDARTRSVERPPAAVEEAAASQPPARDAVAALAPADRVKIIAEVKRASPSRGDLASIPDPAAQARLYELGGASAISVLTEGRRFKGSLADLEAVRAAVALPVLRKDFIATEYQVLEARASGADIVLLIAAALEQDVLARLHALTLDLGMTPLVETHSADEVERAADVGARLIGVNARDLSTFALDRDLFGRLAERIPADAVKIAESAVLSPEDVAHYRAAGADVVLIGEALVTGDPVATLEAFLAAGAGAADRRDTK